GCGGCTGACTGCTAATTAATGAAGAatactttaaatatgtatgtcaGGCGACCATACTTTGCCTGACTTTATTTActgctttattattaaaagcaaGTGACTTTATAAAATGAAGCATGACACTTTACAAGGCCAAAACATTGACATAATTACCTTATTTCAAACCTTAAAAGTGCGCGCAATTTCCAGACAACTTTTGAGGTACGTTGTTGCCACTGAATCATGCAAAAACTATCTGGCAGCATTTATTGAAAAAGGTGGCAGCGTCTCGCGACTAACTTGTGTAATAAATAGAACATtcgacatttaaattattgttaaaattagAATACATGTAATTAAAGACTAGACGGAGTACACACAGTCTGTGTTTGTACTGTCCAATCACTAAAAAAGCTAGCTGACAACAAATGGTATGATAACAATGACGATATGTCCAGGGGTGTCAATACCACCTTAATCAAGGCCACAAatcgacaaaaataaattcaatttgtttattggcAGTGCGTAAACAAACATTGCAATTACATCAAGTTTGCTGAATTCTGATACGAGTGCTTGTGCCTTTCATCGAAATGCTGCCCGCCATCGTTTTCCGCCAAATGCATCGCCCACTGAGTGCGGGTGGACTGCACCATGGAGCCGCAACAACGCTGAAGCACGTGCTGGGCGTAGGTGGGAGCAGTTTTGTTAACTGTCTAAATCGATATGCCGCCGCTACCGGTTTCATTCGTATCTCCTTCTTGGACATCAACCAACATCGTAATTGGGATGTGGCACGACTGCGGTTGTATGCAGATGCTAAGAAGCAATCATTGCATTTGCGTACTTTGCAGGGTCGCGATCTCTTGCAAAACGTTATAGACAAGCAACGCGCCGATTTTATAGAACGTAAAAACTTTCTGGTTGATGACATTCGTGAGGCGAGACATAAGGTGCAGGAACGGGTACGCGAGAAGATCGTTGAGATCCGTGAGGAGCGTGAGAACATAATGACAATACCGAATATGTTGACCATTAGCCGAGCCATACTCTCGCCATATATCGGATACGTTATTGTGCAGGGCGAGTTTACTCTAGGCATGAGCTTGCTTGTCGTCGCGGGCATTACAGATCTGGTGAGTAATTGCTTTCTTATACTAATAATTACCACTCTACAAAGATTTGCTCATTTCAGTTAGATGGCCAGATTGCCCGTCGTTGGCCATCACAGGCCAGTAAGGCTGGTTCCTTTCTCGATCCCATGGCTGACAAGCTGCTGATGGGCTCGTTAGTTATATCATTATGCTATAGTGAACTTCTTCCTATGTGGCTAACTGGAATTGTTGTTTTCCGTGATGTCTTCTTAATTGGCGCTGGTTTTGTCATACGCTACATTAGTCTTCCACCGCCGGTCAGTAGTCATTTCTATGCGATaacaaaactatttatattctaATGTTTGGGTTTTCTGCAGAAAACGTTTTCGCGTTACTTTGATGCCACCCATGTTACTGCCCAATTGGAACCAACGCTCATTAGCAAAGTCAACACAGGCGTGCAGCTTGCCACAATTGGCATCAGTCTAGGCGCACCCATATGGAGCTATATTGGTAGATATGCCAAACTAATTATACACGATACAAATGTCATTTATTCATTCTTATTCACAGATCACCCGGCTCTTCATGGACTTTGGTACCTAACGGGCGTTACAACCGTTGCCGCTGCGCTCAGCTATGTTATCAATAGACGcgatacttttaaaattatacaaaagaAAACGTAGAACTGAAAACCTCTTGCTATTACAAGGAACGAAAGTAATAGAACACCAATTGCAATGATTAGTATGTAAAGTCTTTTTGTAAacatttgcttaaattaaaatctatatttgttaaataaaactgtttttatttattttctgagCTGTTGCTCAACTGTTGTGAATAGCGAACGCTCATCGCGCATCTTTCATGCCCATTCTAGTTCGCAGTTAACAATGAGTATAAGTTCGTTTAAGTATACCACATCGAAGTAGTTTTGAAGCTCaataaaatttctatatttccATCTTGAAATAACTTCATTAATATTGACTGATTTTGTATCCAACGGAAAAAAAAACCGCAGCGGCGTCTAAGGCCGAAGAGCTGCCACCTTTTCCACAAAAAAATCCCAAGCTGGCAAGCCGACAAGCTGGTGATATCGATATATTTCACATTTCTATAGAATCTAGTATAGTTTTTAAGATCGCTGACTTTTGTAGTGTTGCACAACGACATTGTTAAGGGGCGCGCATCATTTTCTTGTATTCGCTCAAAAAATGCAAAGTATTAAACGGTATAAAAAATAGACGCTGCATAAAGGCattaacaaattcaaaactaaattttaataaaagccTGCAATAAAATGTGAGTTAAAAGAGTGATAAAAACCTAAAAATAAAGTCAGTGAGACAATTACATTATATCCTGGTGTTTGTTTCCTTACAGGGCGAAACTTGGTGATAAAACAATGCGCGAACTAGACGATATATTAAACGGGAGCGAAACCTATGGAGATCGATTGGCCGCTTTTCTAAAGCTCAAGACCGCTGCAAAGCAACAAAGCTACACCCCGTTTGTTTTGGATGACTTTGATGTTACAGTTGATGTTGACATCGATCTTGTAAAACTACCCCCAAAGCCACAGCCAGAAGACGCACAAAAGATTCCAGCCGAGGAGCAGCCGCTACGCGAAACCACGCAGAATGCCATTGCAGCCAATGAGCCGAATACTGTGAAAGCGGTACAACAGCCACCAGTAAACGCAGCGCCTTCACCTGCTCGTGAAAATGTACAGCCAGCTGCATCCCCACCTGCGTGTGAGTATGCTCCAGCTGAATCTAACAAGTCACCGCGAAGATCGCTGCGGCGCAGCGGCGGAGGAAGTGTACCTGGCTCGGATCGTCTACGTCGTGTGGCCTTGCAGAGGCGCTCCCGGAGCCTTGGACGACGCGATCTGCTTAAAGAATTCAACGATGCCGCGCCGAATTCTTCGAATTCTGTAAGTTCCGGGTAtcctttttgtttaattgacTTTTAATTACAGTATACTTGTTTTCTAGTCTCGAGGAACAGCTAATACAACATCAACTTCTTTGAGCTTTGTAAGTTTTGTTGGTGTTTTATAAACTGTGCATCTATTGAAACTACAATTCTCTTTCAGCTACCTGGGACTAGCAGTACTCCCGCATCTGCTAAGCAAAATGATAAAAtggccacagcagcagcagctactgCAGCTCCCGCAGTAACTGAGAGCATACCGTTGCAGAATGAGATCGAAAGAACCATGATGTTCACCCAACCACGTCGTGAG
The genomic region above belongs to Drosophila innubila isolate TH190305 chromosome 3R unlocalized genomic scaffold, UK_Dinn_1.0 2_E_3R, whole genome shotgun sequence and contains:
- the LOC117790787 gene encoding probable cardiolipin synthase (CMP-forming) — encoded protein: MLPAIVFRQMHRPLSAGGLHHGAATTLKHVLGVGGSSFVNCLNRYAAATGFIRISFLDINQHRNWDVARLRLYADAKKQSLHLRTLQGRDLLQNVIDKQRADFIERKNFLVDDIREARHKVQERVREKIVEIREERENIMTIPNMLTISRAILSPYIGYVIVQGEFTLGMSLLVVAGITDLLDGQIARRWPSQASKAGSFLDPMADKLLMGSLVISLCYSELLPMWLTGIVVFRDVFLIGAGFVIRYISLPPPKTFSRYFDATHVTAQLEPTLISKVNTGVQLATIGISLGAPIWSYIDHPALHGLWYLTGVTTVAAALSYVINRRDTFKIIQKKT